The Nitrospirales bacterium genome includes a window with the following:
- a CDS encoding porin, with amino-acid sequence MVIRPAFKYVMGFICCVSMMTAQLSFAEEVFSGEQSSSADSVDSGERWLNGQEWFQPDANGVVHVWPQDSLFRIRGWIDGGYTYNTDSPSSAFNGPYNAIDRDIAQLNQLYFILESPLRRVSGEWSLGGRVDFLWGYDYYLAESKGFERDENGTPGWNQGQYGVVLPQMYAEVGFRDVSLKLGHFYTIIGYEGVPALSNFFYSKSYSYQFAGPFTHWGGLMDWRPSSEWSFKAGVHNGWDTLKRNRKNRPGGLFGVDYTPVSDLWSLGAALTTGSEPSANPRSVGNRTRYSVIFKLRPVRPIEYVLHHHYAFQKNGQASGRTAQWYGIDQYLFYQVTERVKGGVRFEWLRDDDGTRVSGSPFRGNVNVGSFKGNFYSLSFGVNYAPHPNVLLRPEVRHDWFTGNQRPFDDGQEKNQTLLAINGLIQF; translated from the coding sequence ATGGTGATTCGTCCTGCGTTCAAGTATGTGATGGGTTTCATCTGTTGTGTCAGTATGATGACGGCGCAGTTGTCATTCGCGGAAGAGGTGTTTTCGGGTGAGCAAAGCTCTTCGGCAGACTCCGTTGACTCCGGAGAGCGATGGTTGAACGGTCAAGAATGGTTTCAGCCGGACGCAAATGGGGTGGTCCATGTCTGGCCTCAGGACTCGTTGTTTCGGATTCGAGGGTGGATTGACGGAGGATACACCTATAATACTGACTCGCCGAGCAGCGCGTTTAATGGCCCATACAACGCCATCGATCGGGATATTGCCCAACTGAATCAGCTGTATTTTATCCTTGAAAGTCCGTTACGGCGGGTGTCGGGAGAGTGGAGCCTGGGAGGACGTGTCGATTTTCTCTGGGGTTATGACTATTACCTGGCTGAGAGCAAAGGATTTGAGCGAGATGAGAATGGCACGCCGGGCTGGAACCAAGGGCAATATGGCGTGGTTTTGCCCCAAATGTACGCTGAGGTGGGTTTTCGCGATGTCTCGCTCAAATTAGGCCATTTTTACACGATTATCGGCTATGAAGGCGTTCCGGCATTGTCGAATTTCTTTTATTCCAAATCGTATTCATATCAATTCGCCGGCCCCTTTACGCATTGGGGCGGTCTGATGGATTGGCGCCCGAGTTCTGAATGGAGTTTTAAGGCCGGCGTGCACAATGGGTGGGATACGTTGAAGCGAAACCGAAAAAACCGTCCCGGAGGGCTGTTTGGAGTGGACTATACTCCAGTGTCTGATCTGTGGAGCCTTGGGGCGGCGCTTACGACTGGAAGCGAACCCAGCGCGAATCCGAGATCGGTGGGTAACCGGACTCGATATAGCGTGATCTTTAAGCTTCGTCCCGTCCGCCCGATAGAGTACGTGCTTCATCATCATTACGCGTTCCAGAAGAATGGACAGGCTTCCGGGCGCACGGCCCAATGGTATGGGATTGATCAGTATCTGTTCTATCAGGTGACGGAACGCGTCAAAGGGGGCGTTCGTTTCGAATGGCTTCGTGATGATGACGGGACGCGTGTTTCAGGATCTCCTTTTCGCGGTAACGTCAATGTCGGGTCGTTCAAAGGAAACTTTTATTCCCTTTCTTTCGGCGTGAACTATGCTCCGCATCCCAATGTCCTTCTACGCCCGGAAGTGCGCCATGATTGGTTCACTGGTAATCAACGTCCTTTTGACGATGGCCAAGAGAAAAACCAAACGCTATTGGCGATCAATGGCCTGATACAATTTTAA
- a CDS encoding FtsX-like permease family protein has protein sequence MYAVFKGLFLLVYEHLRQRPLRTSLTILGVAIGVSAWLSIRLANTEVFRSFETSVETVVGEASLQVSGGADGMNEQILLTIREHPAIREAHPIVTIQASLPGPQQEQFFPVLGLDLLELSNRDGLNMGASLEKQGGFDFLLDNDAVFLGHQLAERLKLGEGDTLRMHFGEQVFNVRIQGVVSASSPNLRRLDKMAIMDIAAAQALFGYLGRIDHINLVLEKRFAVSEVLENLKSMLPGTISVSRTSQRTRQVDAMVRVFQFNLTMLSTIGLLVGLFLVYNAIAFSVVLHRQEIGILRAIGMSRAQVCLVFLSEALTVGFLGGLLGCGLGFLMAQSLTTLVSQSATELYGAASVGQLLISWEMVFEGVGLGIGVALMGALKPSLEASGTVPTRALAPGDYEEAISQKSGHWVWVAGGLFVAAGFLGTLDPIHGIPFFGYAAVFLVLLGCILLGPLFIRSLRLFSHDGAATDWDIASSLAVGQLLRNPGRSSVTLSALVIGLAIMVGVGAMIQSFRHTVELWIDQTMMADLIVAPTVWWEGNDQDKEISGLPFEAFEVVRALPGVMAVDPYRERQAVAEGMQVVLVSRDIQLHATQSDYLFTMGDSKHILRHMLEQRGVIVSEVLAERLNVQPGSTLTIATPHGLKTFPLLGIFYDYATDGGKIVMDQQVYQEYWTDRKASVFAVYLSPGVRLESVRADILEKLGGDTITTISNGELRAEILEIFDRTFRVTYVLELIALCVAVLGIVNTLITAILERQREFATLRSLGASGRQIQQIVFWESGYLASLGTILGVLGGLALSVLLVKVINKQSFGWTIQLQIPSMTILEAVVVAAVAGLLAGYLPARWAASQRIAEGLRYE, from the coding sequence ATGTACGCAGTGTTTAAAGGGTTATTCTTGCTCGTCTACGAGCATCTCCGGCAACGCCCTCTCCGCACCAGTTTGACCATTCTCGGGGTGGCGATTGGCGTTTCAGCCTGGCTGTCCATCCGGCTGGCGAATACCGAAGTGTTTCGATCTTTTGAGACCTCGGTCGAGACCGTTGTTGGTGAGGCGTCTCTTCAAGTTTCTGGAGGCGCGGATGGGATGAACGAGCAGATCTTGCTCACGATTCGCGAACATCCAGCGATTCGTGAGGCGCATCCCATTGTAACGATTCAAGCCAGTTTGCCCGGTCCTCAACAAGAGCAATTCTTTCCCGTGCTTGGATTGGATCTCCTGGAGCTCTCGAATAGAGATGGTCTGAATATGGGGGCATCTCTGGAAAAACAGGGAGGTTTTGACTTCCTATTGGACAACGACGCGGTCTTCCTCGGGCATCAATTGGCGGAAAGGCTTAAGTTGGGGGAGGGGGACACGTTACGGATGCATTTCGGAGAACAAGTCTTCAATGTTCGCATTCAAGGGGTCGTGTCGGCCTCCAGCCCGAATCTGAGGCGGCTGGATAAGATGGCCATCATGGATATTGCCGCGGCCCAAGCTCTATTTGGCTATCTGGGACGAATTGATCACATTAATCTGGTGTTGGAGAAGCGATTTGCTGTTTCAGAGGTTCTCGAAAATTTGAAGTCGATGCTTCCTGGAACGATATCCGTGAGCCGCACGAGTCAGCGGACTCGTCAAGTCGATGCGATGGTAAGGGTCTTTCAATTCAACTTGACGATGTTGAGTACGATTGGCCTGCTGGTGGGGCTTTTTCTGGTGTATAACGCCATTGCGTTTTCGGTCGTTCTGCACCGGCAGGAAATCGGGATCTTACGCGCCATCGGCATGTCTCGTGCTCAAGTGTGTCTCGTCTTTCTTTCTGAAGCGCTAACGGTCGGTTTCCTGGGTGGCTTGCTCGGGTGCGGGTTGGGGTTTCTCATGGCCCAATCTTTGACCACTCTCGTCAGTCAAAGCGCGACGGAATTATACGGAGCGGCTTCGGTGGGTCAGCTCTTGATATCTTGGGAGATGGTGTTCGAGGGGGTGGGATTGGGGATTGGTGTAGCACTGATGGGAGCATTGAAGCCGTCTTTGGAGGCCAGTGGAACGGTTCCAACGCGAGCGCTCGCTCCAGGAGATTACGAAGAAGCTATCAGTCAAAAAAGCGGGCATTGGGTTTGGGTCGCCGGCGGGCTGTTTGTGGCGGCAGGTTTTCTCGGTACGCTTGACCCCATTCATGGCATTCCGTTCTTCGGGTATGCCGCGGTGTTTTTGGTGTTGCTGGGATGCATCCTGTTGGGCCCTTTGTTCATCCGCAGTTTACGGCTATTCAGCCATGATGGAGCTGCCACAGATTGGGATATTGCCAGTTCGTTAGCGGTCGGACAACTATTGCGAAATCCCGGTCGAAGTAGCGTGACGCTCTCCGCGCTGGTGATTGGATTGGCGATTATGGTCGGAGTGGGAGCGATGATTCAGAGTTTTCGGCACACTGTGGAACTGTGGATTGATCAGACGATGATGGCTGACCTCATCGTGGCTCCGACTGTCTGGTGGGAGGGAAATGATCAAGACAAAGAGATTTCAGGCCTGCCTTTTGAGGCGTTCGAGGTCGTTCGGGCTCTTCCAGGGGTCATGGCCGTTGATCCCTATCGTGAGAGGCAAGCTGTCGCCGAAGGTATGCAGGTTGTTCTCGTGTCTCGCGATATTCAACTGCATGCCACCCAGAGCGACTATCTATTCACGATGGGTGATTCGAAACATATTTTACGACACATGCTTGAACAGCGAGGTGTCATCGTTTCGGAAGTGCTGGCTGAACGTTTGAACGTTCAACCTGGGAGCACCCTGACGATCGCGACTCCTCACGGCTTGAAAACATTTCCTCTCCTGGGAATATTTTACGACTACGCGACCGATGGCGGTAAAATCGTCATGGACCAACAGGTATACCAGGAATACTGGACTGACCGGAAAGCGAGTGTGTTCGCTGTGTACCTGAGCCCCGGAGTCAGGCTTGAATCGGTCCGTGCAGATATCTTGGAAAAGCTTGGAGGAGACACAATCACCACGATCAGTAACGGAGAACTGAGAGCCGAAATCCTAGAAATTTTTGACCGGACCTTTCGGGTCACGTACGTGCTGGAGTTGATTGCGCTCTGTGTCGCAGTCCTTGGGATCGTGAATACGTTGATCACGGCCATTCTGGAACGGCAACGCGAATTTGCGACCTTACGGTCGTTAGGGGCCAGCGGCCGACAAATTCAACAAATCGTGTTTTGGGAGTCGGGGTACCTGGCTTCACTGGGCACGATACTCGGCGTGCTTGGCGGACTGGCTCTATCCGTGTTGCTCGTCAAGGTGATTAATAAACAATCATTCGGCTGGACGATTCAGTTACAGATACCCTCCATGACAATCCTTGAGGCTGTTGTTGTTGCCGCCGTGGCAGGCTTGTTGGCGGGGTACCTTCCCGCTCGGTGGGCTGCGAGTCAACGCATCGCCGAAGGGCTACGCTATGAATAG
- a CDS encoding LuxR C-terminal-related transcriptional regulator, whose product MKIDQNDVPGWDLGVNDSINHNDAQSLTSRQKEILRLVAQGYTNREIGERLDISVRTVEVHRFNLMRRLRVRNVAQLLRQALALRLIPKNTVAK is encoded by the coding sequence GTGAAAATTGACCAAAACGATGTTCCCGGGTGGGATTTAGGTGTGAATGATTCGATCAACCACAATGATGCGCAATCATTAACCAGTAGACAAAAAGAAATCCTTCGACTCGTGGCGCAGGGCTATACAAATCGAGAAATCGGCGAGCGTCTCGACATCAGCGTCCGCACGGTAGAAGTCCATCGCTTCAACCTCATGCGCCGTCTTCGCGTACGAAACGTCGCCCAACTCTTGAGGCAGGCGCTCGCACTTCGACTAATCCCCAAAAACACAGTCGCCAAATAG